The segment GGACTTCCGCCGGCTCGACAAGAGCAAGACGGTGGTCACGGTGACGTGCTCGCCGATGGAGGTGCACGGCCCGCACTTGCCGGTGGTGTGCGACAACCACGAGGCTGAAGCACTGACCACGCGCACGATCGAGTTGCTGAGCGCACGCTACCCCGAAATGATGTTCTTGCGGCTGCCGCCGATTTACGTGGCGGCCGACGTCGTGCCGCACAGCGGCTCGCTGATGTTTCGCAGCACCACGATCGTGCGCGTGCTCTGCGACCTCGGCCGCACGCTGGCCAAGCAGGGCTTCAGCAATATCTGGGTGGCCAGTTTCCACGGCGGGCCGCGTCACTTCGTGGCGATCGAGCAAGCTTGTCACCTCACCAACCGGCGCTACGGTGCCCGCATGGTGTCGCTGTTTTCGCTGCTGGCGAAGCGGCTCACCGCCGGCACCTCGAACCTTGCCGCCGTGCTCGCGCGTATCCCCGGCCTCACGCCCGCCGACCTCGACGGTGACACCCACGCCGGTGTGATCGAAACCTCGCTGTTGCTGCACCTGCTTGGCGAGCACGTCGATCCGGTCTTTCGATCTTGCGCGCACGTGACCGTGGATATGAAACTGGCCCGCAGCGGCCAGAGGCCGCGCGCCGGCAAACCCGGGCGGGCCTCGATCGGGCAGCTTTTGCGCAGCTTCACGGCCTCGCTGAAGTACTTCGAGGAGGAGACCTACTCCGGCAAGCCCGCCATCGCCTCGGCCGAGATCGGCAAGCAGATCCTCGAGGTCTTGGCCAACCACAGCGCGGAGGTGCTGGGCCAGCTATGGGCCGGCCGAATCAGCCCGGATGACTGCCACTCGCCGGTGTGGCCGCTCAAGTGGGTCTTCTTGAGCCCCACCGCCAGCCGCCTCTTCGAGTGGGCAGTGCGCTATCGCAATCCGATCTTCTGAGTCGCGGGGGTGTTATCGGCGGGACAGTTGCCGATTGTAGCTGCCCTCCGTGGTGAACATGAATGCCTTCACGGCGCGTGCCCGCGCAACACCACGAGCCCGGCGGCCGCGAGCGTGCCATTATCGGCAAGGCTTTCCTTGAATCAGCGTGGGACGTGTGGTTAACCAACCAGGAGAATACTTGCAGAGGATGTTGTGAAGGTCGAAGTTGAAGCAGTGGACCCGGTGCGCCGGCGACTGGCGATCGAGGTCCCGGCAGAAGAAGTTCGTGACGAGATCGAGCGCGCCTATGCCGATCTCGGCCGGCGAGCGCGCGTGCGCGGTTTTCGGCCCGGGCGTACGCCGCGTCCGGTGCTCGAGCAGCTGTTTGGTGATCAGGTGCGGGCCGAGGTGTTCGGCAAGCTGATTCAGCGCTCGTACGCGGAGGCTTTGCAGGGGCAGGATCTGGCGGTGGTAAGCGAGCCGCAGATCGTCACCGAGCAGGCTGAGCCCGGGGCGGCGTTGCGCTATTCGGCGACGGTCGAAGTCAAGCCCGAGGTGGTGGCGCGGGATTACAGCGGCTTTCGAGTTGAGCGCACGCTGGTGCTGATAACCGAGGCGGAGGTCGGCGCCGTTCTCCAGCGGTTGCAGGATTCACTAGCGCAGCTGCTTCCGATCACCGAGCGCACGCGCGTGGCGCGCGGCGATGTCGTGACCCTGGATTACGAGGCGCGCCGCGAGCAGCGTCTGGTGGGGCGCGGAGAGAACCGGCTGGTCGAGATCGGCCGCGGCCAGTTTTCGCAGAGTTTCGACGAGCAGCTCGAGGACGCCGAGGTGGGCACGACCCGCGAGTTCTCGGTTGCTTATCCCGCCGACTACTCCAACGCGGAGCTGGCGGGGCAAACGATCGATTTTCGCGTGACCGTGAAGGCACTGGCACAACGCGAGGTGCCGGCGCTCGATGACGACTTCGCCAAGGATCACGGGGAGTGCGAAACGCTGGCCGCGTTGCGGGAGCGCGTGCGCCAGCGCCTGGAAGCGCAAGCCGCGCTGCGCGCCGACCAGGAGGTGCGGGCGAAGCTGATCGATCAGCTCCTCGCCGCCCACGGCATCGCGGTGCCGGACGTGATGGTGCAGCGCCGTGCCCTGGCCTTGGCCGAGGAAGTCATCAACTCGATGCGTGATGTGCGCTTGCGCCAGCGCGATGCTGCGGCAGAGCGCGAGCGGCTGGCCGCCGAACTGGTGCCGCAAGCGCGCAAGCAAGTGCAGACGGCGCTACTGCTCGAAGCCATCGCCCGACAAGAGCACCTCGAGGTCAGCGACGATGAAGTGCGCGCGCAGATCGATGAAATGGCAGCGCCAGCCGGTACCGGCGGCGAGCGCGTGCGCGCGCAGTATCAAGACGAAGGCATGCGCGCGGGGTTGCACGCGCGCATGTTGCAGCAACGCGCGCTCGAGCTGGTCGCCTCGCGGGCCACCATTACCACTACCACGCACGCATCTGTCGTTGCTGACTCCGGCCAAAACGGCTAAGATTCTATGCAGAATGAGCGACGTGACCCGCACGCCATGAGCCTGGTGCCTATCGTTGTGGAGCAGACGGGACGGGGCGAGCGCGCCTACGACATTTACTCCCGTCTACTCAAAGATCGCATCGTATTTCTGGGTACGCCCATTACCGATGACATCGCCAACCTGATAA is part of the Deltaproteobacteria bacterium genome and harbors:
- a CDS encoding creatininase family protein, coding for MAENNPNQTRPVRDWQYLTGEDFRRLDKSKTVVTVTCSPMEVHGPHLPVVCDNHEAEALTTRTIELLSARYPEMMFLRLPPIYVAADVVPHSGSLMFRSTTIVRVLCDLGRTLAKQGFSNIWVASFHGGPRHFVAIEQACHLTNRRYGARMVSLFSLLAKRLTAGTSNLAAVLARIPGLTPADLDGDTHAGVIETSLLLHLLGEHVDPVFRSCAHVTVDMKLARSGQRPRAGKPGRASIGQLLRSFTASLKYFEEETYSGKPAIASAEIGKQILEVLANHSAEVLGQLWAGRISPDDCHSPVWPLKWVFLSPTASRLFEWAVRYRNPIF
- the tig gene encoding trigger factor, whose translation is MKVEVEAVDPVRRRLAIEVPAEEVRDEIERAYADLGRRARVRGFRPGRTPRPVLEQLFGDQVRAEVFGKLIQRSYAEALQGQDLAVVSEPQIVTEQAEPGAALRYSATVEVKPEVVARDYSGFRVERTLVLITEAEVGAVLQRLQDSLAQLLPITERTRVARGDVVTLDYEARREQRLVGRGENRLVEIGRGQFSQSFDEQLEDAEVGTTREFSVAYPADYSNAELAGQTIDFRVTVKALAQREVPALDDDFAKDHGECETLAALRERVRQRLEAQAALRADQEVRAKLIDQLLAAHGIAVPDVMVQRRALALAEEVINSMRDVRLRQRDAAAERERLAAELVPQARKQVQTALLLEAIARQEHLEVSDDEVRAQIDEMAAPAGTGGERVRAQYQDEGMRAGLHARMLQQRALELVASRATITTTTHASVVADSGQNG